The genomic interval CTGTAAAGGAAGAAAGGCGTGAAGCACGGCgtgcaaaaaaagaaatgaaagagctTTATAGGGGTGAAGCACAGCGTGCTCAGAAAGTTGCTGCCATTGCTGGCCCATCATCTATACATCTTATGTAAGTATGGTaagtttattattatgttttcagcTAGTTGGAATTACAATCTCATTTATAGGATTTTTAGATGCAcgctattttatatttttcgaGCTTTTATCAACTATATGTATACCAAGAAGAGATGTAGAAGTTGAGGAAGAGATGACTAGAAGGGATAAATAGCTCAAGCTAATAACATAAGAGGAAGAGTTGAAGAACTAGATGGGCGTAGAAAGCCACCTCAACTATTTGCAAAGAAATCTTCATTCAACTATTTAGTATAAGAAATGACAATTCTCAGTTTTATCCACAAACCGTATTAGCCCCCTATAAGAAAATAACATCAGCCTGGAATGCTAACTCCAGCCAGGCCCTTCTCACTTGAGCTCAAGCATTAACTTCTCTAGTTACTAGTTAGAGACCAATGTATCGGGGCTAATGTGGGATCTGCTCAAGAAATTACCAGGTTAGATTAATTTCTAATGCATTCCCCAACAGGAGAGAGCTCATCTTTCCGTACAGAATACAAGTTAAATATACAGACCTACGATGTTTGCTAGGCACATCCTTGGTGGGGAATTTGTCAGAGGCAGCAGGCAACATGCTCATGCTTTGGTTTGGAGAATAAACAACGCACTCCACCTTGTTCCCTTCCCACAATAGAAGataaagttatattatttttctttgcttaGTTATGCGAGAAATGTGGGAACTAATTTAAAGAAACTTTTGATTCATCTTCCTACACCCAGTTCTTCTTTAAACCTTACCTGTTGTAGAAAAACTTTTTGTGGTTTTGAATAGGTAATTCAGACATACTTgacaaacattttcttttatcgCCTTGTACAATTTATAGAGCAATACTATAAATGGCATTATGGTCTCAACTCAAATTTTGCCCTCAGCTGCCTTGGACATGCAGGCATTCCTTCCTTTAGTTTTCCTCAACCTCGCATTCTAATGACTTTTCTCTCATGTTCAATAGGTAAAATCTACACTCAAGTGTCCCTTAGGGGGCTTCTGTTCTGAATTCCCATATAATTCGAGTTACCTACAGTCATGTGCTACCGGAGAAGGGGTCGAATGTCATCCTAACCATCATTGCCGTGATTTTTTGGCCGCATAGATTATCAGAAGTTTGTTActtaattttggtttattttttccttgttcATGGGGGTGAGTGGATGTACTAATGAATGCAATGAAATTAAGTTTATGTTTCATTACATATTTGTCTTGCCTGCGAAACAAATAAACCTAAAACTCTTTGGTATATCGGGATGCAGTTATTGTGTGTCGTCATCCCCTTTTATGCAGGCTATAGCCACGAtctgattttccttttttcagttGGTCGAGGTTTTATATCATTCTTAGCTCCTGTTGATACTAAATGAGAAACGGGGTCCCGTTACCGCCCTAGCAAAATGTCCTTAAATTAGGAACACCTTCGGCTAGAATTTGGAAGGTTTAGTTAGACTGCCTTCCTCCTGTGCTTTTCCCTTCATAGATTGggaatgaaaaaatggttaataCAGCAAGGAGAGAATGTTAGTCAGGATGCGACTAGGAGGATATAACcatgcatttaaattttaagatatcATAAACATTGGATCGGTTTGTTATTCAGAAATACTGCAAAGACTTTGTTTTTGAAGACAGACTGCAAAGATTGATGTAATAAGTGCCCCCTGGACTGAAGGAAACACGTACCAAGAGTAAGCAACTTATTGGGAAAACAGTGTTAAATGTatacaaatacaaaattacTCAAGAGAAAGAATCACAATGCTTGGTTTCTTCTTGCTTTCGAAATTGAATCTAGTAAGTAGAACCACAGTAAAACTCTTCCTCAGTGTGGAATAGGAGCGGCATCACCTCCACCATCGTAGGGTGCGGGGTTCCACATGCCATAGTCTTCCAGCAGTACTTCTGGTTCAGCCTGATATTGTTCCTCACCTCTCTGAACTTGATGCTTTAGGGGGTGAGATGGTAAAGATTCCGTCAATGGAGCCAGTGCTAATGGCGATACTGATGACGACCACGACGAAGTTGCTACCATGGGCATCATAATAACCATTATCATGCATAACATGCCTATAACCAACCCTAGAGTTCGGGTTGGCATTATTTTTGGCTGCATATCTAACCTCGTCCTCTTCATTCAGGTTCTTTTAGCCATGTTAAAAGCATTTAGCAACTAGTTCAACTATTTATCATGATTTATAGCTCATACATATGCGTTAATTGTGAGTTCTAATGAACTGAAAGCAGTGTTTAAGTTAAATTGTATTTATCTTCTCACACCTAATGGATGACAAAGCATGTTTCTTGCCTGCATTTTGGAAGGGGCAGCTTAAGCTTACTGGTGATATAATAAAATAGCAAACCTATACGCATGCACAACTTGAACGCGTgacttgttcttttcttttggaaCTGCATCAGcgttgagaataaaatatatatatatatatatatatatatatatatatatatatatatatatattgtatatgttATGGTCACACATTGGTTAGGAGTCAAATGGTATGTGTGCATATAAGTTTGGGGGCACCTCCACCTAGCCAGCCGGTTTTCTAGGATGTGAATCTTTGGACCATATATGGACACATAACAGTATACATACCCACGAGAGCAGAAGCAATAGTCATAGATTGCAAGCTGAAGAAACAAATGcaccgttttttttttttttatttgggtttaTACCGAAAAGTAagattgattataaaataaaaattaaatcaagtttatttcgtttaaaaaaaatcgaattGAATTGGAATCTAACACATTATGAAATGGTTTCAATTTAAAAGCCTCCTGCCCTGTGTAGAAGTGGGACAAAATGGATACAAAACTAAGCTTGGTGGCCCTGTATTGAAAAAACATTGTCGAAAAACAAAACGTAATTCCGTTGCCGGGACTTGAACCCGGGTCTCTCGGGTGAGAGCCGAGTATCCTAACCAACTAGACTACAACGGATGTTGGTGTTGGAGACTCTGATAATTTATTAAAACTATTAAAACAGgtcatttcttattttattttgaaaaagattggAGTTGAAATTACACAACTGACCCAGTTTCATGGAGAGAAGACACATTTTTGTGGATTTAAATGATATGGCACCACCTAAGTCAGATGCaacaaactattaaaaaaaaaaaaaaaagtcgaaaTTTATTAGTTTTAGCCAAACTGATATTGATAATGATTTCCGTCGTCTGAACCCATGATTAGATCATAACAACCTTTTGTCTTGTTTGAAAAGATTTTTACAAACCGAGcatcgttataattttctaaccTTTTAGTTACCAAACCCCAACCCCACTCCccctctatttttcatttttcacttttccGGCTGGTTTTCCCGTCTTTGGAAGGATTTTTCATGACTAAAATTGCATTACTGTTGAGTCTTATGTGTTACTAACTTACTACATTCCAGAATTGTCGGGGGATCCTCCTACTGCAGCAAGAAGGCAACAAAACACAGACTAGGTGCAGTTAGGTgcagtttggataatgagacgaaatgagatagttttagataaaagttaaataaaatattgttagaatattattattgttttagaatttgaaaatgttgaattgtttattatattttgtatgaaaatttagtaaaattataatgatgagacgagacgagacgTTAAAACACTAGAACAAGGAATTTCTTTTTGGTAAGCAATGAAGATGCAGGAAGTCCAATGGGATCTCATTGCATAAATCAATTGCTTGATTGATTATAGTCATGTCTGCCCTTGACCGCTCAGACAAAAATGCTTCCTGCAGATGATAGATAGGCCACTAACCAGACAAAAACTTCACCTTGAACCAAATAAGACAGCAATTAGCATATAACCTCAGAAAACCAACTTTTTAGAGGAAAGGGATGAGACAAATTGCAAGTAACCTAGTGATCCACAACATTGACCATCATTGGATTCTCCAATACTAACGTGATAAGATTTACAAGCTTTAGTTCATGTTCCAGCCCTCCACTACAGAACATACTCATCCCTCTTGAGACTCCTTATTCTCGTGTTCTAATGAAAATATGAAAGGTTATGCTAATTCTCATAATGAATGACAATGCTCATTGATATGTCATTATAAAGATCCGATTTGATTAGTATCTATGGACAAAAACCTAGCACTGCAATCATGTCAACTTATGTTCAAATGCAAAAAAGATAGTGAGACTAATTAAATTATCAAAGAGAATCACCCCATAACTCGTAAGTGCCAAAATACAGACATTTGTATCTCCATTTGCTAGTAGAATTTTTGGCTTATAACAATACACTTGACAGAAAGCCACCGACATCCATACCTGAACTTAAATCAATTCAAAATAAACTCTACATAAAGAATCACAAGCCATAAAGGTAATGTACACCTCTCAAGTGTTTGGGGATGAAAATAGGGAAAGGAAGGGAGTTTCTTTGGTAGCTATTAGAGAACAGCAGTATCAGCTCAACCACTCGAAACATTTAATCATACAAAGGCATGATGCTTGCTGAACACATTGATGACTACATATCTCACACTTGGCAGCTAGAACAACCCGATGGAATAATACAGAAGAACTACCCAAGTATCCTAGCTAAGGATCATTACGGGATTGCATATTAAAGCACATGCACTTATCTTTCATTGCTTCAGCCTCACTTCCATACTCTTTGAATCTGTACTCTTCCTGCTTGTAGGTAGAAGGCACCTTTCCCTCGCTGTAACATTGATTACATAGACTAAAATAAGATTTCATCTCCTTGAAGCGGGACCCAATAATTGGATAGCGGCAAACTGAACAAACATGCTGGCCATGCCGGTTCCTATCCCTGGTTTCAAGCTTCAACAGAGTGGGCATGATACCAAACCCCCAGTCAGGATCATCAAACATTACAAGAAACTCGGTGTAAGACACCAACGAGTTTGAGGCATCCATTTCTCCATGGACCTCCAGCATCTCACTAACCCCATGAGAAGGGACATAAATAGCCCTCAACAATTTGATGTATCTAGCAGCATCAACCTTTTTAATCTGGGAAATGCCTTCATTCACAGGACGCCACAAAAGTGCATCAAAAGCAACACGTTTACGCTTATCTGGAGGGCCACCACAAATGGGGGCCACGACTGCAAAAAACATGCCCAAATCCACCCTGCCTGAGCCTGCATCATCCAGAACAGAGAGTATCCTCTCGTTTATGGCTTTGACAGCTCCTTGGAAGGTCTCGGGCTTTAGAAAACTGAGTAAACGGTGAAGAACTTCTTCCAATTTAGGCTTGCGAATGGATTTCTCAGGAACACCACTACCAGAATAGGACACCGGCACGTCACCATCAAGCATTTCCTTCATCAGAAGGTCTACATGACAGCGACCCAACCTAGTAATCCTCTGGAAAGCCCTAATTTGAAGAGCATTAGCCAAGTCTGGTCTCAACATAGTGTTCTCCCCCACAGTCTTAAATTTTGAGGGCTCCACAGTTACAAATGCCCCCTCCCCATTGCCCCCATTAgacttcaccttcttcttctgCAGTTGCTTCAAATGGGATATTGCATCATGCAGCTCAACCCTGTTTGTCATTTTCAAAGCTTCCTTCAAGGCTTTCTTAGCATCTTCAGTTTCCCCAGCCCCCAACAAGGATACAGCCTTGTTGAGCTGTGCCCTCCAATGATTCGGCCACACAGCTAAGACCCTAGTATACATCTCAGAAGCTCTTGGAAACCTGCCCAAGTCCATATAAAGCCCACCCAAATTGTACAGAGCATCGACATGACCAGGTTTCAAATCAATAGCCTTCTGAAACACCTCGATTGCCCTTTCATCCTCACAAATAGCATGCAAAGCCGAACCCAAATCACAATATGCATCGGCGTAATCTGCTTTCATAAATATAGCCTCTTCTAAGGCCTTCACGGCCGCCCTATATTCCCCGACTCCAAACAAAGCACTTCCCAAAAGTTTCAAAGCTCTAAAATGCGTAGGACAAAGAATTGCAGCTTCCCTGTAATACTCACAAGCACTTAGAACCATACCTTCGCCTTCCAGCGCAATACCGAGATTCACATAAATCTGCGGAAGCAAATAGGCCCACTGGTTCCCGC from Juglans microcarpa x Juglans regia isolate MS1-56 chromosome 4S, Jm3101_v1.0, whole genome shotgun sequence carries:
- the LOC121262843 gene encoding uncharacterized TPR repeat-containing protein At1g05150-like — protein: MATRGSRSEKVKRIFQQFDANRDGGLNRDEMEALVVAVNPRVKFSEEQINAILDEVFRTYGEFIDGEKGLTYEGLLRTYDDGAGDVDRDFDALELELNLEENIKGISGASSSSIADERAIESQKKQRTAAWAVSPNHGIVFDDTWKIVDDLEILIKRLKAKQAKDGKLKGDNFDAYSDAGWSRELGPSTEISDKRVFWEESGHDYVLFVKELGVLRSRADGARSREEAFDGHMAIGRALYEHQLFREALVSFKRACELQPVDVRPHFRTGNCYYVLGKYKEAKEEFLLAQEAAEAGGNQWAYLLPQIYVNLGIALEGEGMVLSACEYYREAAILCPTHFRALKLLGSALFGVGEYRAAVKALEEAIFMKADYADAYCDLGSALHAICEDERAIEVFQKAIDLKPGHVDALYNLGGLYMDLGRFPRASEMYTRVLAVWPNHWRAQLNKAVSLLGAGETEDAKKALKEALKMTNRVELHDAISHLKQLQKKKVKSNGGNGEGAFVTVEPSKFKTVGENTMLRPDLANALQIRAFQRITRLGRCHVDLLMKEMLDGDVPVSYSGSGVPEKSIRKPKLEEVLHRLLSFLKPETFQGAVKAINERILSVLDDAGSGRVDLGMFFAVVAPICGGPPDKRKRVAFDALLWRPVNEGISQIKKVDAARYIKLLRAIYVPSHGVSEMLEVHGEMDASNSLVSYTEFLVMFDDPDWGFGIMPTLLKLETRDRNRHGQHVCSVCRYPIIGSRFKEMKSYFSLCNQCYSEGKVPSTYKQEEYRFKEYGSEAEAMKDKCMCFNMQSRNDP